Proteins co-encoded in one Aspergillus flavus chromosome 2, complete sequence genomic window:
- a CDS encoding carbon-nitrogen hydrolase (nitrilase family protein, putative) has protein sequence MAALLKQPLKLALVQLASGADKAVNLAHARTKVLEAAQAGAKLIVLPECFNSPYGTQYFPKYAETLLPSPPTEDQSPSYHALSAIAAEAKAYLVGGSIPELEPTTKKYYNTSLVFSPTGSLIGTHRKTHLFDIDIPGKITFKESEVLSPGNQLTIVDLPDYGKIGLAICYDIRFPEAAMIAARKGAFALIYPGAFNMTTGPMHWSLLARARAVDNQLYVGLCSPARDMEATYHAWGHSLIANPAAEVLVEAEDKETIVYADLDNDTIQSTRKGIPVYTQRRFDLYPDVSAEK, from the exons ATGGCCGCTCTATTGAAACAGCCGTTGAAATTAGCCCTGGTGCAGCTCGCCTCCG GCGCGGACAAAGCCGTTAATTTGGCCCACGCTCGCACTAAGGTCCTGGAGGCAGCACAGGCAGGAGCCAAGCTCATCGTCCTTCCGGAATGCTTCAACTCGCCATACGGAACCCAATATTTTCCCAAATACGCCGAGACTCTTCTCCCTTCGCCCCCTACCGAAGATCAATCCCCTTCCTACCATGCCCTGTCAGCCATCGCTGCCGAAGCCAAGGCCTACCTCGTAGGAGGTAGCATCCCCGAACTAGAACCCACAACGAAGAAATACTATAACACCTCCCTCGTGTTCTCTCCCACTGGCTCGTTAATAGGGACCCACCGCAAGACCCATTTGTTCGACATCGATATTCCAGGAAAGATCACTTTCAAGGAGAGCGAGGTCCTGTCGCCCGGAAACCAGTTGACAATTGTTGATCTTCCCGACTATGGAAAGATCGGCCTTGCCATTTGCTACGATATCCGTTTCCCGGAGGCGGCCATGATTGCTGCGCGAAAGGGCGCTTTTGCACTCATCTACCCGGGCGCGTTCAACATGACCACCGGTCCCATGCACTGGTCTCTGTTGGCACGCGCTCGTGCGGTGGATAACCAGCTGTATGTGGGGCTGTGTAGCCCAGCGCGCGATATGGAGGCCACTTACCACGCATGGGGTCACAGTTTGATAGCCAACCCAGCCGCGGAAGTCCTAGTAGAGGCGGAAGACAAAGAGACTATTGTCTATGCTGATCTGGACAATGACACCATTCAAAGCACAAGGAAGGGCATTCCTGTCTATACGCAGAGGCGGTTTGATCTGTACCCAGATGTGAGCGCTGAGAAATAG